CGACTACCCGCCGGTGCGGATCGAGACGCCGGAGGGTCGGGCCGAGTACGTGCGCGCCCAGCGCGGGTTCGCCGACCGGGGGCAGGCGCTGCGGGCCCGGCTGCTCGCGGCGCTCGCGCCGCTGCTCGGGGACGACGCGCGGGACTGACGGGGCGGGGTCGCAGGGTCGCGGCCACGCGCGCAAGGGCCGCGCGCGAGGGCCGCGCAGGCGCCTCTCCGGGGCGCGCCCGGGCCCCGGCTGGACGTCCAGGCGGCGTGCATGGCTAGCATGGACGGCGTACAGGATGTGAGGTCGGTCACGCGCTGCGCGCGGGCGGCCCCGCCCGTGCTGACACCCGCACCGAGAGGCTCGAGGATCGACGTGACCAGAACCGCACCCACCCGCCGCCGCACCACCCTGGCCGCCGCCGTCGCGGCCGCCGCCGCCCTGACCATCAGCGCCGCCGCCCCCGCGCTCTCCGCGCCCGGCAACGGCAACGGCAACGGCAACGGCCAGTCCTCCGCATCGCAGGGCCAGGCCCGCTCGAACGACCTCTCCACCACCCGGGGTAACCAGGTCAACGACGCCGCCGCCCTCGCCCCGCACCTGCTGGACCAGGAGCTGGCCTGGGAGGCCTGCGACTTCGGCAGCCCCGCGCTGAACACCCGCTTCGGGGCGATCCCCGGCACCGCGTGCGCCGACGTCACCGTGCCGCGCGACTGGAAGGACCCGCAGGACGGGCACACCATCACCGTGCGCGTGGCCAAGACCGAGACCTCGAAGGGCAACCCGGACCGCCAGGGCATCGCCCTCGTGAACCCCGGCGGCCCCGGCGGCTCCGGCCTGCCGTGGGGCCCGGCCATGGCCGAGCGCGCCCCCGAGCTCGCCGAGCAGTACGACTTCATCGGCTTCGACCCCCGCGGCGTGGGCCAGTCCACCGCCCTGGAGTGCACCTACACGCCGAACCCCGAGCACGACATCTGGCAGGACACCAAGGCCCAGGTGGACGCGTGCCTCGAGAACGAGCTCACCCCGTACATCACCACCGAGCAGACCGTGTACGACATGGACTTCATCCGCGCCGTCCTGGGCGAGGAGAAGACCTCCTACATCGGCTACTCGTACGGCACCTGGCTGGGCAGCTGGTACCAGCGCGTCTTCCCGCAGCACGCGCACCGGTTCCTGCTGGACTCCGCCGTGGACGTCTCCCGTGACGGCCTCCAGACCACCTGGGACCTGCAGCCGCGCTCCCGCGACCGTCAGTTCCAGGACGCGATGCTCCCCTACGTGGCCCGGCATGATGAGCTCTACTTCCTCGGCGACGACCCGATGCAGATCCGGCAGCGCTGGGAGGACGGCGGCGGCACCCGCACGCAGCTCGGCATGATCGTCGCCGGCTCGTTCCTGCTGCCGGCCATGTACGACACCTCCCAGTACATGAGCGCCGGGGCGGTCATCGCCGCCTACATCCGCATCATGGAGTCCGAGACCGCGGCCACGGACCCCGCGGGGCAGCGCGCCCAGATCGAGCGCATCCTGGCCGAGGCCCGTGCGTCGCTGCCGGCCGAGGAGCGCGACTCCTTCGACCGCTTCGCCGCACGCGGCCTGGAGACCGTGGGCGAGCGCGAGCAGCTCGTCGCCGCCACCCAGGCCGGAGACGCCGTCACCTTCGAGGGCGCGTTCTCGGCGATCCGCTGCCAGGACGGCCAGTGGAACACCTCGCAGGGCTACTGGACCTCGTGGGTGAACGACCTCGGCCGCAAGGCCCCGTGGATCGCCGCCTTCATGGGCCCGTCCGAGTGCATGTACTGGCCGGCCCAGACCTCCATGCCCTCCCAGCCGGGCGGCAAGGACACCCCGAGCGC
The sequence above is a segment of the Micrococcus endophyticus genome. Coding sequences within it:
- a CDS encoding alpha/beta fold hydrolase — encoded protein: MTRTAPTRRRTTLAAAVAAAAALTISAAAPALSAPGNGNGNGNGQSSASQGQARSNDLSTTRGNQVNDAAALAPHLLDQELAWEACDFGSPALNTRFGAIPGTACADVTVPRDWKDPQDGHTITVRVAKTETSKGNPDRQGIALVNPGGPGGSGLPWGPAMAERAPELAEQYDFIGFDPRGVGQSTALECTYTPNPEHDIWQDTKAQVDACLENELTPYITTEQTVYDMDFIRAVLGEEKTSYIGYSYGTWLGSWYQRVFPQHAHRFLLDSAVDVSRDGLQTTWDLQPRSRDRQFQDAMLPYVARHDELYFLGDDPMQIRQRWEDGGGTRTQLGMIVAGSFLLPAMYDTSQYMSAGAVIAAYIRIMESETAATDPAGQRAQIERILAEARASLPAEERDSFDRFAARGLETVGEREQLVAATQAGDAVTFEGAFSAIRCQDGQWNTSQGYWTSWVNDLGRKAPWIAAFMGPSECMYWPAQTSMPSQPGGKDTPSAVIVQSELDAATPYEGGHRAAGVLRNTSLISVDNEGTHGLFPYGTACVDAPIRDYFLTGEMPAEKSLCEAHPLPGETQTHQVAGTPTHKGDIKISMRTDAVREANRITLDAIERQLLDSRAVTPDVEAFLER